One Rhododendron vialii isolate Sample 1 chromosome 2a, ASM3025357v1 genomic region harbors:
- the LOC131315602 gene encoding uncharacterized protein LOC131315602, producing MQNSPLPLQYSRYPPRKLLLFLLSNTHPAVGVMDKVRKLLSYTLHAIGVTNTIKLYNKTEEVVDIRELRGEIITGENNVFSTITVTADGEADIDPKEYDGADCRGGQLPLLMIFCGGSLLRLPNGHFLLPGEEFFSTIFETVTIVPLNDQTSTGVVNYDVKFQARTASDKVDSLKFSRDPVLDHDNGWSVQCINGKVKLTRKEGKPMALDPELFASNIVLEPETSLFWKALVTSWPGTFAYLNGKGDLEKTVGVVNDLVVQAKKYNVHRPKDAVAKVKKNVDVLNKLCAAKVEWYRPLFPWMVENFPSVAEVDQEKLKKFETSIKSLLNSFPGRSS from the exons ATGCAAAATTCTCCACTCCCGCTGCAGTACTCACGCTACCCGCCCCGcaaattattgttatttttgcTCAGCAATACCCACCCTGCAGTTGGAGTTATGGACAAGGTTCGAAAACTATTAAGCTATACCCTCCATGCAATTGGAGTTACGAACACTATCAAGCTGTACAACAAGACGGAAGAAGTTGTGGATATCAGGGAGTTACGCGGCGAAATAATTACGGGCGAGAACAATGTCTTCAGTACGATCACCGTCACAGCTGATGGCGAGGCCGACATCGACCCAAAAGAGTATGACGGGGCCGACTGCCGAGGAGGGCAGCTTCCTTTACTGATGATTTTCTGTGGCGGAAGCCTTCTGAGGTTGCCCAATGGACACTTTCTGTTACCTGGAGAAGAATTTTTTAGCACTATTTTCGAAACCGTAACTATTGTTCCGCTGAACGACCAAACTTCGACTGGAGTTGTCAACTACGATGTCAAATTTCAAGCACGAACTGCCTCTGACAAGGTTGACTCTCTTAAG TTTTCTAGAGATCCAGTTTTGGACCATGATAATGGTTGGTCTGTGCAATGTATCAATGGGAAAGTGAAACTGACTCGTAAGGAGGGTAAGCCGATGGCCCTGGATCCGGAGTTATTTGCTAGTAATATTGTCCTTGAACCGGAGACTTCATTATTCTGGAAGGCACTTGTGACGTCCTGGCCCGGAACCTTTGCATATTTGAACGGCAAAGGTGATTTGGAGAAAACCGTTGGTGTTGTGAATGATCTAGTGGTCCAAGCGAAGAAATATAACGTTCATCGACCGAAAGATGCAGTTGCCAAGGTGAAGAAGAACGTTGACGTCCTTAACAAATTGTGCGCCGCCAAGGTGGAATGGTATCGCCCTTTATTCCCGTGGATGGTGGAAAATTTTCCGTCTGTGGCTGAAGTTGATCAGGAGAAGCTGAAAAAGTTTGAAACTTCCATCAAATCTCTGCTAAACTCCTTTCCTGGAAGGAGCAGCTGA
- the LOC131317507 gene encoding uncharacterized protein LOC131317507, with amino-acid sequence MYKDVIVTAMPFTIIQINEFFVISSSFLMSYKIRKTRLYNLFCRFGKIRDIYIPNKRSKISGKRFCFVKFESREEAMHVVSMIDGTWVWDQKLVVEVARFMKKIARDQDRNSDRSQGTQQMQLNQRNTERGIVPFQLNPRNQRINQQAEGFKGHNNPRNNTNQSFNTAIHGRSHNDHSKKERGKEIWRWKDQAEASKQGEGNPIQDNHGVVNSIHLQPVGNGWLERSAVGKMRRLISAQDLEEAFKKEGVEVQIKPMGGRFLILTFANGVVRDKVIKLEWPLLWLEELKPWNGESAQEERFAWVSCFGMPLNVWNVPSFRRIASIWGHFIEVDDNTLREVSFEKGRFLIATEKSCKIEGKVQLIVEGKRFMVSVEEEESFRIVSSSKQVSSPGSEVSKPTEEDDDVDSTSDDKVANGTKNNVSEKDNSAIERNKGIKE; translated from the exons atgtataaaGATGTTATTGTAACAGCCATGCCATTTACTAT aatacaaataaatgaattttttgttatCTCTTCATCTTTCTTGATGTCGTATAAG ATCAGGAAGACGAGGCTCTACAATCTGTTTTGTAGATTTGGGAAGATCAGAGACATATACATCCCAAATAAGAGGAGCAAGATATCGGGTAAAAGATTTTGCTTTGTCAAATTTGAATCAAGAGAAGAGGCGATGCATGTTGTATCTATGATAGATGGAACTTGGGTGTGGGATCAAAAATTGGTGGTTGAAGTGGCAAGATTCATGAAAAAGATAGCGAGAGATCAAGATAGGAACTCAGATCGAAGCCAAGGAACTCAACAGATGCAGTTAAACCAGAGGAATACTGAAAGAGGTATTGTTCCTTTTCAGTTAAACCCTAGAAATCAAAGGATTAACCAGCAAGCAGAGGGATTCAAAGGTCATAACAACCCCAGGAACAATACAAATCAGAGCTTCAACACAGCCATACATGGCCGTAGCCATAATGACCACTCAAAAAAGGAAAGGGGGAAAGAGATTTGGAGATGGAAAGACCAAGCAGAAGCGAGTAAACAGGGAGAAGGGAATCCGATTCAAGATAATCACGGAGTGGTTAATAGCATCCATTTACAACCGGTTGGAAATGGATGGCTGGAAAGGAGTGCGGTGGGTAAAATGAGAAGGCTTATCTCAGCTCAAGATTTGGAAGAAGCTTTCAAAAAGGAAGGTGTTGAGGTCCAAATAAAGCCAATGGGTGGAAGATTTCTAATCTTAACGTTTGCAAATGGAGTAGTTAGGGATAAAGTGATCAAATTAGAATGGCCCTTATTATGGTTAGAAGAACTCAAGCCATGGAATGGAGAAAGTGCTCAAGAGGAAAGATTTGCATGGGTCTCCTGTTTCGGTATGCCTCTCAATGTATGGAATGTACCGTCCTTTAGAAGAATAGCGAGTATTTGGGGTCATTTTATCGAAGTTGATGATAATACGTTACGAGAAGTTTCCTTTGAGAAAGGTAGATTTCTTATTGCTACTGAGAAATCTTGCAAGATAGAAGGGAAAGTTCAGTTAATAGTGGAAGGGAAGAGGTTTATGGTCAGTGTTGAGGAGGAAGAATCTTTCAGGATTGTGTCATCCAGCAAACAAGTCTCAAGCCCTGGTTCAGAGGTTTCAAAGCCAACTGAGGAAGATGATGACGTGGATAGTACAAGTGATGACAAGGTAGCCAATGGGACCAAGAACAACGTATCAGAAAAGGACAACAGCGCAATAGAGAGGAATAAAGGAATAAAGGAGTAA